Proteins from one bacterium genomic window:
- the mnmA gene encoding tRNA 2-thiouridine(34) synthase MnmA, which yields MAHVAVAMSGGVDSGVAAVLMAAEGHEVVGFTMNLWPTWVPQTEEGQGCCGIGAIDDARSVARALGIRHYVLNLRDTFEREVIGYFAGEYARGRTPNPCIACNKTIKFDLLLRKVRALGMDQLATGHYARVDRGPDGRFRLLRAVDPRKDQSYVLTGLLQGQLAHLRFPIGGYTKPQIRAIARRAGLCVADKPDSQEICFVPGGDYAAVVERFEPRALRPGPIYDLHGQYLGQHRGLARYTVGQRRGLGVVRGGTPWYVARIDPDRNALIVGDAGALACPELEAEEVNWIAVPGLSAPRQVAVRIRHASADIPAVIAPAQDGRIAVRFQAWPRAAAPGQAVAFYDGEVVLGGGVIAEARARDGVDGLAVLSQA from the coding sequence ATGGCGCACGTCGCCGTCGCGATGAGCGGCGGAGTGGACAGTGGGGTGGCCGCGGTCCTGATGGCGGCCGAGGGGCATGAGGTCGTGGGGTTCACCATGAACCTGTGGCCGACCTGGGTCCCCCAAACCGAAGAGGGCCAGGGCTGCTGCGGGATCGGCGCGATCGACGACGCACGGTCGGTGGCGCGCGCCCTCGGGATCCGGCATTATGTGCTCAACCTGCGCGACACATTCGAGCGGGAGGTGATCGGGTATTTCGCGGGGGAGTACGCGCGCGGGCGTACCCCGAACCCCTGCATCGCCTGCAACAAGACGATCAAGTTCGATCTCCTGCTCCGAAAGGTGCGCGCCCTGGGAATGGATCAGTTGGCGACCGGACATTACGCGCGCGTCGATCGCGGCCCCGATGGCCGCTTCAGGTTGCTCCGCGCCGTGGATCCCCGCAAGGACCAGTCATACGTCCTGACCGGGCTCCTCCAGGGTCAGCTCGCCCATCTCAGATTTCCGATCGGCGGCTACACGAAGCCGCAGATCCGAGCGATTGCCCGACGCGCAGGGCTCTGCGTCGCCGACAAGCCGGACAGCCAGGAGATCTGCTTTGTGCCCGGAGGCGACTACGCCGCCGTGGTCGAGCGATTCGAGCCGCGGGCGCTGCGCCCCGGTCCGATCTATGACCTGCACGGGCAGTACCTGGGTCAGCACCGGGGGCTGGCCCGATACACGGTGGGGCAACGGCGCGGCCTGGGCGTGGTCCGGGGCGGGACCCCATGGTATGTCGCCCGGATCGACCCCGATCGAAACGCCCTGATCGTGGGAGACGCGGGGGCGCTGGCGTGCCCCGAGCTGGAAGCCGAAGAAGTCAACTGGATCGCCGTCCCGGGCCTCTCGGCTCCGCGCCAGGTCGCGGTCAGGATCCGGCACGCGTCGGCGGACATCCCGGCCGTGATCGCGCCGGCCCAAGACGGACGGATCGCCGTCCGCTTCCAGGCCTGGCCTCGAGCCGCGGCCCCCGGCCAGGCAGTGGCGTTCTACGACGGTGAGGTCGTGCTCGGCGGCGGCGTGATCGCGGAGGCCCGGGCCCGAGACGGCGTGGACGGGCTGGCGGTCCTATCGCAGGCGTGA
- a CDS encoding replication-associated recombination protein A — protein MELFERSRETTPDRSAPLAARMRPQSLEEIAGQSHLLGPDRLLRQAIERDALTSVILYGPPGTGKTSIAHVIALATHAHVETLNAVTAGVADLRRVIGEAHDRRALYGTRTILFIDEIHRFNKIQQDALLPYVEDGTVTLIGATTENPFFEVTSTLVSRSRVFTLEPLSAGDLEMILARAVSDPRGLGPDRVELAPDAARYIAGVANGDARVALNILEVAAGATTPDADGVRRVQLAIAEEAGQRRALLYDRDGDAHYDMISAFIKSIRGSDPDAAVYWLARMLAAGEDPKFVARRLVVHAAEDIGLADPQALLIAVAAAHAVQFVGLPEARIPMAEAAIYLATAPKSNATVTAISRAWQDVEREQAHPVPQHLRDASYPGARRLGRGAGYAYPHDHPGGFVAQQYVPENVKDRTYYEPTAAGYEGEVRQRLRSWWEGVKRYAFLGRD, from the coding sequence ATGGAATTGTTCGAACGGAGCCGGGAGACGACCCCGGACCGAAGCGCACCGCTGGCCGCGCGGATGCGTCCCCAATCGCTCGAGGAGATCGCGGGGCAGTCTCATCTCCTCGGGCCGGACCGCCTCCTCCGGCAGGCGATCGAGCGCGACGCGCTCACCTCCGTGATCTTGTACGGGCCGCCGGGCACGGGCAAGACATCGATCGCGCACGTGATCGCGCTCGCCACCCACGCCCACGTCGAGACGCTCAACGCGGTGACGGCGGGGGTGGCCGATCTCCGGCGCGTGATCGGTGAAGCCCACGATCGTCGGGCTTTGTATGGGACGCGGACGATCTTGTTCATCGACGAGATCCACCGCTTCAACAAGATCCAGCAGGACGCACTGCTGCCCTATGTCGAGGACGGCACCGTCACGCTGATCGGCGCGACCACGGAGAACCCCTTCTTCGAGGTCACCTCTACGCTGGTCTCGCGGTCTCGGGTGTTCACGCTCGAGCCCCTGTCTGCCGGCGACCTCGAGATGATCCTCGCCCGCGCGGTCTCGGATCCTCGCGGGTTGGGCCCGGATCGAGTCGAGTTGGCGCCGGACGCCGCTCGATATATCGCCGGCGTGGCCAACGGCGACGCCCGGGTCGCGCTCAACATCCTGGAGGTCGCCGCCGGGGCGACCACGCCGGATGCGGATGGAGTACGCCGCGTCCAGCTTGCGATCGCCGAGGAGGCGGGCCAGCGGCGGGCGTTGCTCTACGATCGCGACGGTGACGCGCACTACGACATGATCTCGGCATTCATTAAAAGCATCCGCGGATCGGACCCGGACGCGGCGGTCTACTGGCTCGCGCGGATGCTCGCGGCCGGCGAGGATCCGAAGTTCGTCGCGCGCCGCCTGGTGGTCCACGCGGCCGAGGACATCGGCCTGGCAGACCCCCAGGCGTTGCTGATCGCCGTGGCCGCCGCGCACGCGGTGCAGTTCGTGGGGCTCCCCGAGGCGCGGATTCCCATGGCGGAGGCGGCGATCTACCTCGCGACCGCTCCGAAGAGCAACGCCACGGTGACGGCGATCTCCCGAGCGTGGCAGGACGTAGAACGCGAACAAGCGCACCCGGTGCCCCAGCACCTGCGCGACGCATCGTACCCCGGGGCGCGACGGCTCGGGCGCGGCGCCGGCTATGCGTATCCGCACGATCATCCCGGCGGGTTCGTGGCGCAGCAGTACGTGCCGGAGAACGTCAAGGACCGGACCTACTACGAGCCGACCGCCGCGGGGTACGAAGGGGAGGTACGGCAGCGGCTCCGCTCGTGGTGGGAAGGCGTGAAACGGTACGCCTTTCTCGGGAGGGACTGA
- the zwf gene encoding glucose-6-phosphate dehydrogenase, with product MSSADLRPGPTVLVIFGATGDLTWRKLGPALYDLFLDKWSPAQFSLVGVARTSMGDDEFRRRLRDGVDQFSRRGRADSGQWDAFASGLSFQAGNLDDPRLYAALADRLAKQERPWATAANHIFYLATPPTAVETIVRGLSAAGLSGDHARARIVVEKPFGQDLASARALNRTLGAAFEESQIYRIDHYLGKETVQNILAFRFANALFEPVWNRRYIDHVQVTVGETVGVEQRGGYYDHSGALRDMIQNHLLQVLCLIAMEPPLRMNADEIRSKKVDVLRAIRPIEPAEAPHVAVRAQYGSGEIDGQPVPAYRSESGVAKDSATETFAAVQLFVDNWRWQDVPFYLRTGKRLPAKVSEISIQFRPVPHQAFPPQAVEHWQPNRLIVRIQPDEGILLRFQAKNPGPILHLDPVDMLFAYGQTFRTSSPDAYETLLWDVMRGDATLFMRDDQVEAAWEIVMPILEAWQGSPAPEFPNYAAGSWGPHAAQVLLARDGRRWMLPTALEAKSDAEHHR from the coding sequence ATGTCGTCAGCCGACCTGCGGCCGGGTCCCACCGTGCTCGTGATCTTCGGCGCGACCGGTGATTTGACGTGGCGCAAGCTTGGTCCGGCCCTCTACGATCTGTTTCTCGACAAGTGGTCTCCGGCTCAGTTCAGCCTGGTCGGCGTCGCGCGGACGTCGATGGGCGATGACGAGTTCCGCCGCCGGCTCCGCGATGGGGTCGACCAGTTCTCCCGGCGCGGCCGAGCGGACAGCGGGCAATGGGACGCATTTGCATCGGGACTGTCGTTCCAGGCGGGGAACCTGGACGACCCACGCCTCTACGCCGCTCTGGCTGACCGTCTGGCGAAACAAGAGCGGCCGTGGGCGACGGCTGCGAACCACATCTTTTACCTCGCCACGCCCCCCACGGCGGTGGAGACGATCGTCCGAGGACTCAGCGCGGCCGGCCTTTCCGGAGACCACGCGCGGGCGCGGATCGTGGTCGAGAAGCCGTTTGGTCAGGACCTGGCCTCCGCCCGCGCGCTCAACAGGACCCTCGGCGCCGCGTTCGAGGAGTCCCAGATCTACCGGATCGACCACTACCTCGGCAAGGAGACGGTGCAGAACATCCTCGCCTTCCGCTTCGCGAACGCCCTGTTCGAACCTGTCTGGAACCGCCGATACATCGATCACGTGCAGGTCACGGTCGGCGAGACCGTCGGCGTCGAGCAGCGGGGAGGGTATTACGACCACTCCGGCGCGCTCCGGGACATGATCCAGAACCACCTGCTTCAGGTCCTCTGTCTCATCGCGATGGAGCCCCCCCTGCGAATGAACGCGGACGAGATCCGCAGCAAGAAGGTGGACGTGCTGCGGGCGATCCGGCCGATCGAGCCGGCCGAGGCGCCCCATGTGGCCGTGCGCGCTCAATATGGGAGCGGAGAGATTGACGGGCAGCCGGTCCCGGCCTATCGGTCGGAGTCGGGCGTCGCCAAGGACTCCGCCACCGAGACCTTCGCGGCGGTGCAACTGTTCGTCGACAACTGGAGGTGGCAGGATGTGCCCTTCTACCTGCGCACGGGAAAGCGCCTGCCCGCCAAAGTGTCGGAGATCTCGATTCAGTTCCGGCCCGTCCCCCATCAGGCATTTCCTCCCCAGGCCGTCGAGCACTGGCAACCCAATCGCCTGATCGTGCGGATCCAGCCCGATGAGGGCATCCTGCTGCGGTTTCAAGCGAAGAATCCCGGGCCGATCCTGCACCTCGATCCGGTGGACATGCTGTTCGCGTACGGCCAGACGTTTCGGACCTCGTCGCCGGACGCCTACGAGACGTTGCTCTGGGACGTGATGCGCGGAGACGCGACGCTGTTCATGCGGGACGACCAGGTCGAGGCGGCCTGGGAGATCGTGATGCCGATCCTCGAAGCCTGGCAAGGTTCCCCGGCCCCCGAGTTCCCCAACTACGCGGCAGGCAGCTGGGGGCCGCACGCGGCCCAGGTACTCCTCGCGCGCGACGGCCGCCGGTGGATGCTGCCGACCGCACTCGAGGCCAAGAGCGACGCGGAACACCATCGGTGA